The following proteins come from a genomic window of Taeniopygia guttata chromosome 25, bTaeGut7.mat, whole genome shotgun sequence:
- the ENTREP3 gene encoding protein ENTREP3 isoform X2: MPSPTDSSRSLTGRSSRSLTHLRLQRTWLQVLLVLGLVQAILGVLIVTFSLVAATITPSTRIRHSCPSWAGFSLALSGLVGVISWKRPLTLVIAFFALLSVLGVMLSLAGSILSCQNAQLVKTLEACERERDTCVCCQARSEPPPASCSQQSEMLTMFPNPNCRSIRVALKDLLFSVCGLTIFSTVICMLSAVVCCIQIFSLDIVHVLVPQRSSSVTLECTSPPDTFLQSMMDFEEFVPPVPPPPYYPPEYTCSSETDAQSITYNGSMDSPVPLYPTDFPPSYETVMGLRGDSQVTLFDSQLTESSHACTCDRVPSIVLSGEVSMDSGSLIMSEIMDIPGDSSPSEDSCLLELQGSMRSVDYVLFRSIQRSRADYCLSVDCVQCSHHARSPTLALQGPFEETPQPRVRGERSYSCSTAEPGPDGVLVGGAVTHSCNRLVGPARCAGPCFPEVRLKDKGSTPRGRGGGRPTDTATGHPRRNSETSCPSSPAPGLAPRPLLRAQSDPGVPMLGRADFREVLYTKALEDTVSDSSADTGLCSEACLLHRSHCDSPPLLRAGSVGKNKLPPCKKVPQQLSKTTTRSLGDLKGYRGTRGLVARFLQRPKRSLAAGTEVSGHSFHGHKQVPWSAWPGTEQPHEGIHLQSCGDLSSTSSLRRLLSTRRLERGRPRSLSGACKESAL, encoded by the exons ATGCCCTCCCCCACCGACTCCAGCCGCTCGCTGACCGGCCGCAGCTCCCGCAGCCTCACCCACCTCCGCCTCCAGCGCACCTGGCTGCAGgtcctgctggtgctgggtcTCGTGCAAGCCATCCTGGGCGTCCTCATCGTCACCTTCAGCCTGGTGGCGGCCACCATCACTCCCTCCACCAGAATCCGTCACTCCTGCCCGTCCTGGGCCGGCTTCTCG CTGGCACTGTCCGGGCTGGTCGGCGTCATCTCCTGGAAACGGCCGCTCACTTTGGTG ATCGCCTTCTTCGCGCTGCTGTCGGTGCTGGGCGTCATGCTGAGCCTGGCTGGCTCCATCCTCTCGTGCCAGAACGCGCAGCTGGTGAAGACCCTGGAGGCCTGCGAGAGG GAGAGGGACACGTGTGTCTGCTGCCAGGCCCGCTCGGAGCCCCCGCCcgcctcctgcagccagcagagcgAGATGCTGACCATGTTCCCCAACCCCAACTGCCGGAGCATCCGTGTGGCACTCAAG GATCTCCTCTTCAGTGTCTGTGGCTTGACCATCTTCTCCACCGTCATCTGCATGCTCTCTGCTGTCGTGTGCTGCATCCAGATCTTCTCCCTTGACATTGTCCATGTG CTGGTCCCACAGCGCTCGAGCTCTGTGACGTTGGAATGCACGTCCCCACCTGACACCTTTCTGCAGAGCATGATGGACTTCGAGGAGTTTGTGCCTCCAGTGCCGCCACCCCCCTACTACCCACCTGAGTACACCTGCAGCTCCGAGACTGATGCTCAGAG CATCACCTACAACGGCTCCATGGACAGCCCCGTGCCCCTCTACCCAACCGATTTCCCCCCATCCTACGAGACTGTGATGGGGCTGCGGGGGGACAGCCAG GTCACCCTGTTCGACTCGCAGCTGACTGAGAGCTCCCACGCCTGCACCTGCGACCGTGTCCCCTCCATCGTGCTCAGCGGGGAAG TCTCCATGGACAGCGGGTCGCTGATCATGTCCGAGATCATGGACATCCCCGGGGACAGCAGCCCCTCGGAGGACTCGtgcctgctggagctgcagggctccatGCGCTCCGTGGATTACGTCCTGTTCCGCTCCATCCAGCGCAGCCGCGCCGATTACTGCCTGAGCGTGGACTGCGTGCAGTGCAGCCACCACGCCCGCAGCCCCACGCTGGCCTTGCAGGGTCCCTTTGAGGAGACCCCCCAGCCCCGCGTGCGGGGTGAGCGATCCTACTCCTGCTCCACCGCGGAACCCGGCCCCGATGGCGTTTTGGTGGGGGGAGCCGTCACCCACAGCTGCAACAGGCTGGTGGGGCCGGCGCGTTGTGCCGGGCCCTGCTTCCCCGAGGTGCGCCTCAAGGACAAGGGCTCCACGCCGCGGGGACGCGGGGGTGGCCGTCCCACGGACACCGCCACCGGCCACCCCCGGCGCAACAGCGAGACCTCCTGCCCCTCGtccccggccccggggctggcCCCGCGTCCGCTGCTGAGGGCACAGAGTGACCCCGGCGTGCCCATGCTTGGCCGTGCTG atTTCAGGGAAGTACTTTATACCAAAGCACTGGAGGACACCGTGTCCGACTCCTCCGCTGATACAG ggctgtgctccgAGGCCTGCCTGCTCCACCGTTCCCACTGTGACTCCCCGCCACTGCTCCGGGCCGGCTCCGTGGGGAAGAACAAGCTGCCACCCTGCAAAAAGGTGCCACAGCAGCTGTCAAAGACAACCACCCGCTCCCTGGGGGACCTCAAGGGCTACCGAGGCACCCGTGGGCTGGTGGCCAGGTTCCTGCAGAGACCCAAGCGCAGCCTGGCAGCTGGCACGGAGGTGTCTGGGCACAGCTTCCACGGGCACAAACAG GTTCCCTGGAGTGCCTGGCcgggcacagagcagccccacGAAGGAatccacctgcagagctgcggGGACCTGAGCTCCACCTCGTCCCTGCGGCGGCTCCTGTCCACGCGCCGGCTGGAGCGCGGCCGCCCCCGGAGCCTCAGCGGGGCCTGCAAGGAGAGCGCGCTCTGA
- the ENTREP3 gene encoding protein ENTREP3 isoform X1, protein MPSPTDSSRSLTGRSSRSLTHLRLQRTWLQVLLVLGLVQAILGVLIVTFSLVAATITPSTRIRHSCPSWAGFSLALSGLVGVISWKRPLTLVIAFFALLSVLGVMLSLAGSILSCQNAQLVKTLEACERERDTCVCCQARSEPPPASCSQQSEMLTMFPNPNCRSIRVALKDLLFSVCGLTIFSTVICMLSAVVCCIQIFSLDIVHVLVPQRSSSVTLECTSPPDTFLQSMMDFEEFVPPVPPPPYYPPEYTCSSETDAQSITYNGSMDSPVPLYPTDFPPSYETVMGLRGDSQVTLFDSQLTESSHACTCDRVPSIVLSGEVSMDSGSLIMSEIMDIPGDSSPSEDSCLLELQGSMRSVDYVLFRSIQRSRADYCLSVDCVQCSHHARSPTLALQGPFEETPQPRVRGERSYSCSTAEPGPDGVLVGGAVTHSCNRLVGPARCAGPCFPEVRLKDKGSTPRGRGGGRPTDTATGHPRRNSETSCPSSPAPGLAPRPLLRAQSDPGVPMLGRAADFREVLYTKALEDTVSDSSADTGLCSEACLLHRSHCDSPPLLRAGSVGKNKLPPCKKVPQQLSKTTTRSLGDLKGYRGTRGLVARFLQRPKRSLAAGTEVSGHSFHGHKQVPWSAWPGTEQPHEGIHLQSCGDLSSTSSLRRLLSTRRLERGRPRSLSGACKESAL, encoded by the exons ATGCCCTCCCCCACCGACTCCAGCCGCTCGCTGACCGGCCGCAGCTCCCGCAGCCTCACCCACCTCCGCCTCCAGCGCACCTGGCTGCAGgtcctgctggtgctgggtcTCGTGCAAGCCATCCTGGGCGTCCTCATCGTCACCTTCAGCCTGGTGGCGGCCACCATCACTCCCTCCACCAGAATCCGTCACTCCTGCCCGTCCTGGGCCGGCTTCTCG CTGGCACTGTCCGGGCTGGTCGGCGTCATCTCCTGGAAACGGCCGCTCACTTTGGTG ATCGCCTTCTTCGCGCTGCTGTCGGTGCTGGGCGTCATGCTGAGCCTGGCTGGCTCCATCCTCTCGTGCCAGAACGCGCAGCTGGTGAAGACCCTGGAGGCCTGCGAGAGG GAGAGGGACACGTGTGTCTGCTGCCAGGCCCGCTCGGAGCCCCCGCCcgcctcctgcagccagcagagcgAGATGCTGACCATGTTCCCCAACCCCAACTGCCGGAGCATCCGTGTGGCACTCAAG GATCTCCTCTTCAGTGTCTGTGGCTTGACCATCTTCTCCACCGTCATCTGCATGCTCTCTGCTGTCGTGTGCTGCATCCAGATCTTCTCCCTTGACATTGTCCATGTG CTGGTCCCACAGCGCTCGAGCTCTGTGACGTTGGAATGCACGTCCCCACCTGACACCTTTCTGCAGAGCATGATGGACTTCGAGGAGTTTGTGCCTCCAGTGCCGCCACCCCCCTACTACCCACCTGAGTACACCTGCAGCTCCGAGACTGATGCTCAGAG CATCACCTACAACGGCTCCATGGACAGCCCCGTGCCCCTCTACCCAACCGATTTCCCCCCATCCTACGAGACTGTGATGGGGCTGCGGGGGGACAGCCAG GTCACCCTGTTCGACTCGCAGCTGACTGAGAGCTCCCACGCCTGCACCTGCGACCGTGTCCCCTCCATCGTGCTCAGCGGGGAAG TCTCCATGGACAGCGGGTCGCTGATCATGTCCGAGATCATGGACATCCCCGGGGACAGCAGCCCCTCGGAGGACTCGtgcctgctggagctgcagggctccatGCGCTCCGTGGATTACGTCCTGTTCCGCTCCATCCAGCGCAGCCGCGCCGATTACTGCCTGAGCGTGGACTGCGTGCAGTGCAGCCACCACGCCCGCAGCCCCACGCTGGCCTTGCAGGGTCCCTTTGAGGAGACCCCCCAGCCCCGCGTGCGGGGTGAGCGATCCTACTCCTGCTCCACCGCGGAACCCGGCCCCGATGGCGTTTTGGTGGGGGGAGCCGTCACCCACAGCTGCAACAGGCTGGTGGGGCCGGCGCGTTGTGCCGGGCCCTGCTTCCCCGAGGTGCGCCTCAAGGACAAGGGCTCCACGCCGCGGGGACGCGGGGGTGGCCGTCCCACGGACACCGCCACCGGCCACCCCCGGCGCAACAGCGAGACCTCCTGCCCCTCGtccccggccccggggctggcCCCGCGTCCGCTGCTGAGGGCACAGAGTGACCCCGGCGTGCCCATGCTTGGCCGTGCTG cagatTTCAGGGAAGTACTTTATACCAAAGCACTGGAGGACACCGTGTCCGACTCCTCCGCTGATACAG ggctgtgctccgAGGCCTGCCTGCTCCACCGTTCCCACTGTGACTCCCCGCCACTGCTCCGGGCCGGCTCCGTGGGGAAGAACAAGCTGCCACCCTGCAAAAAGGTGCCACAGCAGCTGTCAAAGACAACCACCCGCTCCCTGGGGGACCTCAAGGGCTACCGAGGCACCCGTGGGCTGGTGGCCAGGTTCCTGCAGAGACCCAAGCGCAGCCTGGCAGCTGGCACGGAGGTGTCTGGGCACAGCTTCCACGGGCACAAACAG GTTCCCTGGAGTGCCTGGCcgggcacagagcagccccacGAAGGAatccacctgcagagctgcggGGACCTGAGCTCCACCTCGTCCCTGCGGCGGCTCCTGTCCACGCGCCGGCTGGAGCGCGGCCGCCCCCGGAGCCTCAGCGGGGCCTGCAAGGAGAGCGCGCTCTGA
- the ENTREP3 gene encoding protein ENTREP3 isoform X3 gives MPSPTDSSRSLTGRSSRSLTHLRLQRTWLQVLLVLGLVQAILGVLIVTFSLVAATITPSTRIRHSCPSWAGFSLALSGLVGVISWKRPLTLVIAFFALLSVLGVMLSLAGSILSCQNAQLVKTLEACERARSEPPPASCSQQSEMLTMFPNPNCRSIRVALKDLLFSVCGLTIFSTVICMLSAVVCCIQIFSLDIVHVLVPQRSSSVTLECTSPPDTFLQSMMDFEEFVPPVPPPPYYPPEYTCSSETDAQSITYNGSMDSPVPLYPTDFPPSYETVMGLRGDSQVTLFDSQLTESSHACTCDRVPSIVLSGEVSMDSGSLIMSEIMDIPGDSSPSEDSCLLELQGSMRSVDYVLFRSIQRSRADYCLSVDCVQCSHHARSPTLALQGPFEETPQPRVRGERSYSCSTAEPGPDGVLVGGAVTHSCNRLVGPARCAGPCFPEVRLKDKGSTPRGRGGGRPTDTATGHPRRNSETSCPSSPAPGLAPRPLLRAQSDPGVPMLGRAADFREVLYTKALEDTVSDSSADTGLCSEACLLHRSHCDSPPLLRAGSVGKNKLPPCKKVPQQLSKTTTRSLGDLKGYRGTRGLVARFLQRPKRSLAAGTEVSGHSFHGHKQVPWSAWPGTEQPHEGIHLQSCGDLSSTSSLRRLLSTRRLERGRPRSLSGACKESAL, from the exons ATGCCCTCCCCCACCGACTCCAGCCGCTCGCTGACCGGCCGCAGCTCCCGCAGCCTCACCCACCTCCGCCTCCAGCGCACCTGGCTGCAGgtcctgctggtgctgggtcTCGTGCAAGCCATCCTGGGCGTCCTCATCGTCACCTTCAGCCTGGTGGCGGCCACCATCACTCCCTCCACCAGAATCCGTCACTCCTGCCCGTCCTGGGCCGGCTTCTCG CTGGCACTGTCCGGGCTGGTCGGCGTCATCTCCTGGAAACGGCCGCTCACTTTGGTG ATCGCCTTCTTCGCGCTGCTGTCGGTGCTGGGCGTCATGCTGAGCCTGGCTGGCTCCATCCTCTCGTGCCAGAACGCGCAGCTGGTGAAGACCCTGGAGGCCTGCGAGAGG GCCCGCTCGGAGCCCCCGCCcgcctcctgcagccagcagagcgAGATGCTGACCATGTTCCCCAACCCCAACTGCCGGAGCATCCGTGTGGCACTCAAG GATCTCCTCTTCAGTGTCTGTGGCTTGACCATCTTCTCCACCGTCATCTGCATGCTCTCTGCTGTCGTGTGCTGCATCCAGATCTTCTCCCTTGACATTGTCCATGTG CTGGTCCCACAGCGCTCGAGCTCTGTGACGTTGGAATGCACGTCCCCACCTGACACCTTTCTGCAGAGCATGATGGACTTCGAGGAGTTTGTGCCTCCAGTGCCGCCACCCCCCTACTACCCACCTGAGTACACCTGCAGCTCCGAGACTGATGCTCAGAG CATCACCTACAACGGCTCCATGGACAGCCCCGTGCCCCTCTACCCAACCGATTTCCCCCCATCCTACGAGACTGTGATGGGGCTGCGGGGGGACAGCCAG GTCACCCTGTTCGACTCGCAGCTGACTGAGAGCTCCCACGCCTGCACCTGCGACCGTGTCCCCTCCATCGTGCTCAGCGGGGAAG TCTCCATGGACAGCGGGTCGCTGATCATGTCCGAGATCATGGACATCCCCGGGGACAGCAGCCCCTCGGAGGACTCGtgcctgctggagctgcagggctccatGCGCTCCGTGGATTACGTCCTGTTCCGCTCCATCCAGCGCAGCCGCGCCGATTACTGCCTGAGCGTGGACTGCGTGCAGTGCAGCCACCACGCCCGCAGCCCCACGCTGGCCTTGCAGGGTCCCTTTGAGGAGACCCCCCAGCCCCGCGTGCGGGGTGAGCGATCCTACTCCTGCTCCACCGCGGAACCCGGCCCCGATGGCGTTTTGGTGGGGGGAGCCGTCACCCACAGCTGCAACAGGCTGGTGGGGCCGGCGCGTTGTGCCGGGCCCTGCTTCCCCGAGGTGCGCCTCAAGGACAAGGGCTCCACGCCGCGGGGACGCGGGGGTGGCCGTCCCACGGACACCGCCACCGGCCACCCCCGGCGCAACAGCGAGACCTCCTGCCCCTCGtccccggccccggggctggcCCCGCGTCCGCTGCTGAGGGCACAGAGTGACCCCGGCGTGCCCATGCTTGGCCGTGCTG cagatTTCAGGGAAGTACTTTATACCAAAGCACTGGAGGACACCGTGTCCGACTCCTCCGCTGATACAG ggctgtgctccgAGGCCTGCCTGCTCCACCGTTCCCACTGTGACTCCCCGCCACTGCTCCGGGCCGGCTCCGTGGGGAAGAACAAGCTGCCACCCTGCAAAAAGGTGCCACAGCAGCTGTCAAAGACAACCACCCGCTCCCTGGGGGACCTCAAGGGCTACCGAGGCACCCGTGGGCTGGTGGCCAGGTTCCTGCAGAGACCCAAGCGCAGCCTGGCAGCTGGCACGGAGGTGTCTGGGCACAGCTTCCACGGGCACAAACAG GTTCCCTGGAGTGCCTGGCcgggcacagagcagccccacGAAGGAatccacctgcagagctgcggGGACCTGAGCTCCACCTCGTCCCTGCGGCGGCTCCTGTCCACGCGCCGGCTGGAGCGCGGCCGCCCCCGGAGCCTCAGCGGGGCCTGCAAGGAGAGCGCGCTCTGA
- the SCAMP3 gene encoding secretory carrier-associated membrane protein 3: protein MAQRGGPAVLPDNPFQDPAALQPRPAAVLDGYNPFESDAPPPPFQTPSVAPPPPVPAAAQPPRKASPTEPRNYGSYGSQASAAAATAELLKRQEELNRKAEELDRRERELQNAALGGSQTRLNNWPPLPSFCPVKPCFYQDIPVEIPADFQKTVTTMYYLWMASTIALFLNFLASLAWFCVDPTSGSGFGLSILWALLYTPCSFVCWYRPMYKAFRSDSSFNFFVFFFVFFAQNVMYVLQAIGIPNWGFSGWILSLIALRTNTAVAVMMILVSLSFTVVAVLGIIMLKKIHSLYRRTGASFQKAQEEFAAGVFSNQAVRTAAANAAAGAATNAFRAP, encoded by the exons CCGCGGcgctgcagccccggcccgcCGCCGTGCTGGATGGCTACAACCCCTTCGAGAGCGACGCG CCACCGCCGCCGTTCCAGACCCCCTCGGTAGCGCCGCCGCCCCCGGTACCGGCGGCCGCGCAGCCCCCGCGGAAGGCGAGTCCCACCGAGCCCCGGAACTACGGCTCCTACGGTTCGCAG GCctcggccgccgccgccacgGCGGAGCTGCTGAAGCGGCAGGAGGAGCTGAACCGGAAAGCGGAGGAGCTGGACCGGCGGGAGCGGGAGCTGCAGAACGCGGCCCTCGGCGGCTCCCAGA CGAGGCTCAACAACTGGCCGCCGCTGCCGTCCTTCTGCCCGGTGAAGCCCTGCTTCTACCAGGACATCCCCGTGGAGATCCCCGCTGACTTCCAGAAGACAGTGACAACCATGTACTACCTCTGGATGG CCAGCACCATCGCTCTCTTCTTGAACTTCCTGGCCTCGCTCGCCTGGTTCTGCGTGGATCCCACGTCCGGGTCTGGGTTTGGCCTCTCCatcctctgggctctgctctacACGCCCTGTTCCTTCGTCTGCTGGTATCGGCCCATGTACAAAGCTTTCAG GAGCGACAGTTCCTTCAActtctttgtcttcttcttCGTCTTCTTCGCCCAGAACGTGATGTATGTGCTGCAGGCCATTGGCATCCCAAACTGGGGATTCAG TGGCTGGATCCTGAGCCTGATAGCACTGCGGACTAACACGGCCGTGGCTGTGATGATGATCCTGGTGTCCTTGTCCTTCACTGTGGTGGCTGTGTTGGGGATCATTATGCTGAAAAAG ATCCACTCTCTGTACCGCCGCACGGGTGCCAGCTTCCAGAAGGCCCAGGAGGAGTTTGCAGCCGGGGTCTTCTCCAACCAGGCCGTGCGCACGGCCGCGGCCAACGCCGCCGCGGGCGCGGCCACCAACGCCTTCCGTGCCCCGTAG